A single region of the Vicia villosa cultivar HV-30 ecotype Madison, WI linkage group LG4, Vvil1.0, whole genome shotgun sequence genome encodes:
- the LOC131594454 gene encoding NF-X1-type zinc finger protein NFXL1-like — protein MSLQMRRERREGSRFPLQRPPRQLWVPKGSGGSASTTAENTAETTATTTASTTPTASVAHPTGLQSREKNTNGDGGSSNQGAVVAPPLARHRSNHHVERGHVSHHVERGHVARREEREHVGHRVERGHVGHRVERGHVPHRVERGSDRGRSGNMVGREYGTRDSSLPQLVQEIQEKLTRGTVECMICYDMVRRSAPVWSCSSCYSIFHLNCIKKWARAPTSVDLSAEKNLGFNWRCPGCQFVQHTSSRDIKYVCFCGKRVDPPSDLYLTPHSCGEPCGKPLEKEVFGTEGRKDELCPHACVLQCHPGPCPPCKAFAPPRLCPCGKKRIATRCSDRQSDLTCGQRCDKLVDCGRHRCENACHVGPCDPCQVLINASCFCSKMEQVIFCGEMAMKGEFKPEGGVFSCGSNCGKELSCGNHICHDACHPGSCGECEFLPSRVKTCCCGKTKLDVERKSCVDPIPTCSQVCGKRLCCGIHDCPEPCHVGDCPPCKVKISQKCRCGSTSRTVECYKTISENQKFTCEKPCGAKKNCGRHRCSEKCCPMSGPNIDLTNADWDPHFCSMLCGKKLRCGQHVCETLCHSGHCPPCLETIFTDLTCACGRTSIPPPLPCGTMPPLCQLPCSVPQPCGHSGSHSCHFGDCPPCSVPVSKECVGGHVILRNIPCGSNNIRCNNPCGRTRQCGLHACGRTCHSPPCDVLPGFVEGYRAPCGQTCGAPRSGCRHMCMAQCHPTFSCPDVRCEFPVTITCSCGRITANVPCDVGGSNSNYNADAVYEASIIQKLPVPLQPVDANGQKVPLGQRKLMCDEECAKLERKRVLADAFDITPSLDALHFGENSSFELLSDTFRRDPKWVLAVEERCKILVLGKSKGTTHGLKVHVFCPMIKDKRDAVRLIAERWKLAVNAAGWEPKRFIVISATQKSKAPARVLGVKGTTTLNAPLPTAFDPLVDMDPRLVVSFPDLPRDADISALVLRFGGECELVWLNDKNALAVFHDPARAATAMRRLDHGTVYQGAVSFVQNVGASAASSVTNAWGGTKEGGGLSTLRSNPWKKAVVLDPGWKEESWGEDQWGTGGSANIQPSVLKKEAPIPASTNPWNVLNQESSSSSSFTTVMRSEAFGKQTQNGDVSTRVQPSTGGAIGGNKDATEAAEVVDDWEQAFE, from the coding sequence ATGAGCTTGCAAATGAGACGAGAAAGAAGGGAAGGGTCGAGGTTCCCTTTGCAACGTCCTCCTCGACAGTTATGGGTTCCGAAAGGATCGGGAGGTTCAGCCTCAACCACTGCTGAAAATACTGCGGAAACCACTGCCACAACCACTGCCTCAACCACTCCCACTGCAAGTGTTGCCCACCCTACAGGTTTGCAGTCTCGTGAGAAGAACACTAATGGTGATGGTGGTTCGTCTAATCAAGGGGCTGTTGTTGCTCCACCATTGGCTAGGCATAGAAGTAATcatcatgttgaaaggggacatGTTTCTcatcatgttgaaaggggacatGTTGCGCGTCGTGAGGAAAGGGAACATGTTGGTCATCGAGTGGAAAGGGGACATGTTGGTCATCGTGTGGAAAGGGGACATGTTCCACATAGGGTTGAAAGGGGAAGTGATAGAGGGAGGAGTGGAAATATGGTGGGGAGGGAATACGGAACGAGGGACTCTAGTTTGCCTCAGTTGGTGCAGGAGATTCAGGAGAAGCTCACGAGAGGTACCGTGGAGTGTATGATTTGCTATGATATGGTTCGTAGGTCTGCACCTGTTTGGTCTTGCTCCAGCTGCTACTCTATCTTTCACCTGAACTGTATCAAGAAGTGGGCTCGTGCGCCCACCTCGGTTGATTTATCAGCGGAGAAGAATCTAGGGTTTAATTGGCGGTGTCCTGGTTGTCAGTTTGTGCAACATACGTCTTCAAGGGATATAAAATATGTATGTTTTTGCGGAAAGAGGGTAGACCCTCCGTCTGATTTGTATTTGACCCCTCATTCGTGTGGTGAACCGTGTGGAAAGCCTCTTGAGAAGGAGGTGTTTGGTACTGAAGGGAGAAAAGATGAGCTTTGTCCTCATGCTTGTGTCTTGCAATGCCATCCGGGTCCATGTCCTCCGTGTAAAGCATTTGCCCCTCCTCGTTTGTGCCCTTGTGGGAAGAAAAGAATCGCCACTCGTTGCTCTGATAGGCAGTCTGATCTTACTTGCGGTCAGCGTTGTGATAAGCTTGTTGATTGTGGACGTCATCGCTGTGAAAATGCTTGCCATGTGGGTCCTTGTGATCCTTGTCAGGTGCTCATCAATGCATCTTGTTTTTGCAGTAAGATGGAGCAGGTTATTTTTTGTGGGGAGATGGCTATGAAAGGTGAATTTAAACCAGAAGGTGGAGTTTTTTCGTGTGGTTCTAATTGTGGAAAGGAACTTAGTTGTGGTAATCATATCTGCCATGATGCTTGTCATCCAGGCAGCTGCGGTGAATGTGAATTCTTACCAAGCCGGGTTAAGACATGCTGTTGTGGAAAAACAAAGCTGGATGTAGAACGGAAGAGTTGTGTGGATCCAATACCTACCTGCTCACAAGTATGTGGCAAGCGCCTTTGTTGTGGGATACATGATTGTCCGGAGCCATGTCATGTTGGGGACTGTCCGCCGTGTAAGGTCAAGATTTCACAGAAATGCCGCTGTGGCTCAACTTCCCGAACTGTGGAATGCTATAAAACAATATCAGAGAATCAGAAATTTACTTGTGAAAAGCCGTGTGGGGCAAAGAAAAATTGTGGAAGGCACCGATGCAGCGAAAAGTGTTGTCCAATGTCTGGTCCAAACATTGATTTGACTAATGCGGATTGGGATCCTCACTTCTGTTCCATGCTGTGTGGAAAGAAGCTGAGATGTGGCCAGCATGTGTGCGAGACATTGTGTCATAGTGGTCACTGTCCACCATGTCTTGAAACAATCTTCACTGATTTAACATGCGCTTGTGGTAGGACCTCAATCCCTCCTCCCCTACCTTGTGGTACAATGCCTCCCTTATGTCAACTTCCATGTTCGGTTCCTCAGCCGTGTGGTCATTCGGGCTCTCATAGTTGCCATTTTGGAGATTGCCCTCCATGTTCGGTGCCCGTTTCAAAAGAATGTGTTGGTGGCCATGTCATTCTTCGGAACATACCTTGCGGCTCAAATAATATTAGatgcaataatccctgtggaaggACTAGACAGTGTGGTTTACATGCATGTGGTAGAACATGTCATTCACCACCTTGTGATGTTCTACCTGGTTTTGTGGAAGGTTACCGAGCGCCATGTGGACAGACATGTGGTGCTCCGAGGAGTGGCTGCCGGCATATGTGTATGGCTCAATGTCACCCTACATTTTCTTGCCCGGATGTAAGATGCGAGTTCCCTGTTACGATTACTTGTTCTTGTGGTCGAATAACAGCAAATGTTCCTTGTGATGTTGGTGGTAGCAATAGTAATTATAATGCTGATGCAGTTTATGAGGCTTCAATTATTCAAAAATTGCCTGTGCCGCTTCAACCGGTTGATGCAAATGGCCAAAAAGTTCCCCTTGGACAAAGAAAGCTGATGTGTGATGAAGAATGTGCTAAGTTGGAGCGTAAAAGGGTTCTTGCCGATGCATTCGACATCACTCCAAGTCTTGATGCTCTCCATTTTGGTGAGAATTCTTCTTTTGAATTGCTTTCCGACACGTTTAGACGTGATCCAAAGTGGGTTTTGGCTGTTGAAGAAAGATGCAAAATATTAGTACTTGGGAAAAGCAAAGGAACAACACATGGTTTAAAAGTCCATGTCTTTTGTCCTATGATAAAGGATAAAAGAGATGCCGTGAGATTGATTGCTGAAAGATGGAAGCTTGCGGTGAACGCAGCTGGTTGGGAGCCAAAGCGGTTTATCGTAATTTCCGCTACCCAAAAATCCAAGGCCCCAGCTCGTGTGCTCGGAGTTAAGGGTACCACAACTTTAAATGCACCTCTTCCTACTGCATTTGATCCGTTGGTTGATATGGACCCGAGGCTTGTCGTCTCGTTTCCAGACTTGCCAAGGGATGCTGATATTAGTGCCTTGGTACTTCGGTTCGGTGGCGAATGTGAGCTTGTTTGGTTGAATGATAAGAATGCTTTAGCTGTTTTTCATGATCCTGCCCGAGCTGCAACTGCGATGAGGAGGTTGGATCATGGAACAGTTTATCAAGGTGCTGTTTCATTTGTCCAGAATGTCGGAGCATCGGCGGCGTCTTCGGTTACCAATGCTTGGGGAGGAACAAAAGAGGGAGGAGGGTTGTCAACACTGAGAAGCAATCCATGGAAGAAGGCGGTGGTTCTTGACCCAGGATGGAAAGAAGAATCATGGGGCGAAGATCAATGGGGTACCGGTGGTTCTGCGAATATCCAACCATCTGTTTTGAAGAAAGAAGCGCCAATACCCGCTTCGACAAATCCTTGGAATGTTTTAAACCAGGAATCAAGTTCAAGCTCATCGTTTACAACTGTCATGAGAAGTGAAGCTTTTGGTAAACAAACCCAAAACGGCGATGTCTCAACTAGAGTGCAGCCTTCTACCGGCGGAGCAATTGGAGGAAACAAGGATGCAACAGAAGCTGCTGAAgttgtagatgattgggagcaggCCTTTGAGTAA
- the LOC131596754 gene encoding glutathione S-transferase T3-like, whose protein sequence is MDPNHFHYQQAMFNFMQNYQNPNPQNSQIPPMPPFSTQVSPFSTQVPPFSTQVPPFSTQVGTENEERVVVKKKSREQFTRDEDILLIQSWLNVSKDPIVGVDQKAESFWVRVAANYNQYRGESREKLKGQLKCRWHRINGLVQKFVGCYKQAVNGKKSGTSENDVMVAANAFFAQDQGTTFNLEYAWRLLKDEPKWMGESIESSSKITKTYASEASSENPNTPSSYEFNSSSPMERPMGQKAAKRKGKAKEIPNETQDARNKRAMLMERLAQSKEDEIELKVVQLMMKDTSTMSDSQRDIHEKYCNKMKKKYGM, encoded by the coding sequence ATGGATCCTAATCATTTTCATTATCAACAAGCTATGTTCAATTTcatgcaaaattatcaaaatcctaatcctcaaaattctcaaattccACCGATGCCACCATTTTCTACTCAAGTTTCACCATTTTCTACTCAAGTTCCACCATTTTCTACTCAAGTTCCACCATTTTCTACTCAAGTTGGTACTGAAAATGAAGAAAgggttgttgttaaaaaaaaatctcGAGAGCAATTTACAAGGGATGAAGATATACTACTTATCCAATCATGGCTCAATGTTTCAAAGGATCCAATTGTGGGAGTTGATCAAAAGGCTGAGAGTTTTTGGGTAAGAGTCGCTGCCAATTATAACCAGTATCGTGGGGAATCGCGGGAAAAGTTAAAGGGACAATTAAAATGTCGATGGCATCGAATAAATGGCTTGGTTCAAAAATTTGTTGGGTGTTACAAACAAGCTGTTAATGGAAAGAAAAGTGGGACATCGGAGAACGATGTCATGGTCGCTGCAAATGCATTTTTTGCTCAGGATCAAGGTACAACATTCAACCTTGAGTACGCATGGAGATTGttaaaagatgaacctaaatGGATGGGAGAATCGATTGAAAgttcttcaaaaataacaaagACATATGCTAGTGAGGCATCATCGGAGAACCCAAATACACCTTCAAGTTATGAGTTTAACTCATCATCACCAATGGAGCGTCCAATGGGACAAAAAGCAGCAAAAAGGAAGGGTAAGGCAAAGGAAATTCCAAATGAAACGCAAGATGCAAGGAATAAAAGAGCAATGTTAATGGAAAGACTAGCACAAAGTAAGGAGGACGAGATAGAATTAAAGGTAGTGCAACTAATGATGAAAGACACTTCTACTATGAGCGATAGTCAACGAGatattcatgaaaaatattgtaataagatgaaaaaaaaatatgGAATGTAG